In Desulfobacter hydrogenophilus, the genomic stretch AGGCAAGCTATTATCCTCTTTTGTCCACCATCGGCATCGAAAAAGTGGTCAGTCCTAGGGTATCGGCTGTTTCTTCAATCCTGCAGGATATACGCCAGGGTAATGTCATTTCGGATATCTCTATTTTTGGTGAACAGGGAGAATTTATTGAAGCGGTTGCACTGGCATCCTCACCTATTACCAAGGGACCGATCAAGGAGATTTCTTTTCCCAAAGGGACCTTGCTTGTCTGTATCATCCGTCAGGAGGAAATCATAATCCCCATGGGTGACAACCAGGTACAGGCAGGGGATCGAATCATTTTATTTGCGATCCAGGCCGCAGTAAAAAAATTAGAAAAAATGCTCACTGTAAAGCTTGGTTTTTTCTGATGCGCTGGCCTTTTATCATACGGATCATCGGTGTCCTTCTTTTTGTACTCGGCCTTTCCATGCTCCTGCCTTTGGGCTGCAGCCTGTTTTTTAAAGACGGGGCACATCAAGGCCACCTGACGGCCATGGCGGTGACCACAATGATGGGCGCAATCATGATTTTTATCTCAAAAAAGGCCGGGAGTCATAACTATATAAACCAAAGAGAAGGTATCGCTGTTGTGGCATTAGGATGGCTTGGTATTAGTCTTTTCGGCGCCCTGCCCTTTTTTCTGGCCCCGGATTTTTTTACTTACACAGATGCTTTTTTTGAGTCCGTGTCCGGATTCACCACCACCGGCTCCTCGGTGATGACTGACATTGAAGGGGCGACCCCCAGTCTGTTACTCTGGCGAAGCCTGATCCAGTGGCTGGGCGGCATGGGCATTATCGTTTTATCCCTGGCCATTCTGCCGTTTTTAGGGGTGGGCGGTATCCAGTTATATAAAGCCGAGGTGCCAAGCCCGGTACCTGACAAACTGACCCCCCGGTTGTCTGATTCCGCCAAAATTCTTTGGATTGTGTACGCGGGCATGACATTGCTACTTATCCTTTTCCTTTATTTTGGGGGAATGAATCTGTTTGACTCGGTCTGCCATGCGCTGACCACACTGCCCACCGGGGGGTTTTCACCTAAAAACCTGTCCATCGCCCACTATGATTCCGCCTATTTTGATTATATAATTACCATATTTATGTTGCTTGCAGGAATCAACTTTTCTCTACATTACCAAATATTGCGGGGCCATGGCCTTGCGTTCTGGAAAGATGCTGAATGCCGATTTTTTCTGGGCGCTGTGCTTGTGGGTACCCTGATCATCACAATAAACACCTGGGGGCCATTGTACGACAGCTTCTCCCAAGCCTTCAGGTTTGCCGTATTCCAAGTGGTTTCCATTGTTACCACCACAGGCTATGCCACGGCTGATTATGAATTATTTCCGGGTCTGTCCCAGGCGCTTTTATTTTTTGGTATGTTCATGGGTGCCAGTGCCGGCTCCACGGGCGGCGGCATGAAATGCGCCAGGATTATGGTCTGCATTAAATACTGCTACCGGGAACTATTCAAGCTGATCCATCCCCGAAGTGTCAGCCATATCAAACTGAACAACACCCTGGTTCCCGAAGAGCTGCTGCGCTCCATCCTGGGTTTCATCGCCTTATATATCCTGGTTTTTGTTATAGCCACGGTGCTTCTATCCTCACTGGGTGTGGATCTTTTGACCTCTTTAGGCGCTGTGGCCTCGTGCATCGGCAACATCGGACCGGGTTTCGGCACAGTGGGACCGGCGGAAAACTTTGCACATCTACCCCAGGCCGGAAAATGGCTTCTGTCCTGGTGCATGCTGGCAGGACGACTGGAAATTTATACCGTAATCATACTTCTGGTCCCTGAATTCTGGAAACAATAGTTACAATATATGCCTGTCGTTAGAATTTGCATCCGCCTTGTACTCGACAAAATTTGCCCAATTCTCGGATAGGCACTACTTAATATTTGAACAAACACGACAGAGCGTAACCCGGGTATCGTAATAAGGCGTCCCGTTACCCACCGAGCTGACCATTTCGGCTGTAAGCCTGTTCAACCCATGGCCGGCTTTGATCCACCCGCCACGTTCGGTGATCAGGCAGTCCCGCCTTGTGGAGACATCGGTACAAAGTAATGCTTTCACGCTACCTATAAGGCTTTTAACCATTACCGGTTGCCCATCTGTAAGACCCAATTTTTCAGCTTCAGCCGGGTGCAGGCGTACCTTGGGCAATGGCGGATGGTCCGCAAGGGTTCGCTCGGAGCAGATGTAATCAAAGGAAGCGACACTCAACAGGGTGTACGGATAATTTTCATCATCGTTTTTGAGGACATCCCCATCGAAATTGGTCATGAATTCAAATTTCCCCGAAGGGGTGGGAAAAACCTTATCAAGGTAAGGTGCCATGGGTTCCGGCATTCGAAAAGGGGTGTGCCTCAGCACATCCAAATCGCCTCCCCAGGCTTTGATCGGCGCGCAAATCTCGGCCAGCCACCGATCGGCGCTTTTGCAGTACCGGTCTTTAAAGGAAAACCGCTTGGCAAGTTCCGTGAACATATGAAATTCGCTTCGGCAGTCACCCACGGGCTCAATAGCCGGGTTGACCGGGCCCACATAATTGTGGCCGAAACTGGCCATTGCATCGTATTCTTCAAGAAAAGTGGTGGCCGGCAGGAACACATCCGCCAGTTCTGCAGTATCATCCAAAAAGTGGCCGCTGTAGACCACGAACTCCATGCGCTTAAATGCCTCGATCACGAGTTCGGAATTCGGGGCCATACAGACCGGGTTGGCCGCTGTCACATAAACCATGCGAATCGGTGGATTTTTCGCGTTTAAAAGTTCTTGCCCCACATAAGGCATCAAAAGCGTCCGACGCTCGGAATTGAGCTGATCTCCCCAACATTTTGGATCATAGGGACCATATTCTTCGAATCCCTGGCTGACCCCTCCGCCTTCCACACCGATATTTCCTGAAATAGCGCCTAAAGCATCAATGGCGCGGATTGTAAAATGGGCGTCTTTGTGGCGGTGAAGCCCCCAACCCAAAAGGATCGATGTAGGTTTGAAGGTGATCAGCGTGTCCGCGATGTACTCGGCATCTTCTTTTGAAACACCGGCAAGAAAACAGAGCGCATCAACGCTGTAACGTTCAAGAATGGTTTTATATGCATCGAAACCTGCGCTGTGATTGGAAATAAAACCGATATCATGCTCCCCCCGGTCAATCAAAATTTTTGCCGCAGCCATGGCCAGATACGTATCCATATTGGGGGCCGGGGCAATATGCCAATCGGAAAGGGCGGCACTCCGGTTGCGAAAGGGATCAATGGTGATGATCCGGCCGCCTTTTTTCTTTATCTCTTTGATAATGGGAACCAGTCCGATCTGTGTGGTTACAGGATTCCTGGCCCAGAGGATCATGGCCTTGGAATTATAATGGTCCAGAGGGTCATGGGAGATGCGGTTGCCCAAATCCAAGTTCTGGGATGCCTGGCCCGTTCCGCCACACAGAGACCCGTGCAGAGTGGTAACCCCTCCGAACAGGTTGAAGAAATACTTGTTGAGCAGTTTAAGAGCGGTTCGTTCGCCATAACCTTGATAGTAGAGAATCGCTTCGGGTCCATCCTCATCACGAATCGTTTTCATTTTTCCGGCAATGGCATCCAAGGCCTCATCCCAAAGGACCTCCCGCCAACCTGACGCGCCACGCATCATGGGCGTTGTGATGCGTTCCTTGCTGTAAACCCGGTCGATGTATTTTGACGCTTTGTGACAGGCCAGCCCCCGGGTTAACGGATGCGTTTTTGATCCCGTCAAACGAATTAGACGGCCGTCTTCAATCGTGGCTTCAAGCCCGCAGGTGTTGGGGCAGTCCCTGGTGCAGGTGGTGATAATTTTTTTTATGTTGCTCATATCAATGCCTTTGCTGTGTTGAACAAATGACAGTAAATATCCTGTCTGTGTATAGCTCTTCTCCTTTTTGAATCGGTTGTAAAACAATATTGAATGCAAGGCAAGTTGTTAAGGACCGCAGATTAAAGAACTCCTTTGGGGGGCAAAAAGCGTCTTCCCATCAATCGGCAAACCCAGGCGAGTCTTTCTAAAATTATTGTCACTGGATAATTTCTATGATATTGATTTTGTGTTTTAAACTGTTTTAATATCAAGGATTGTAAATTGAATTACAGGCATGCCCCTTAAGGGCCAAACTCTGGATTTTCACTATTGACTAGGAAAATTCTCAAAATAACAACTCAAAGGACAGGATAAAATATGAGCCAGCTACAACGACTCAGCGACCGGATTATCAGCCGTGTAAACGCTAATTTACAGGAGTTCGAGTTTGATACGGAGCCCTTTGTGAACAATGCGCTTGATCATGAAAAAATGCTCGACTTTTACGCTTTTTACGGCATTACCTCCCGCCACCCCCTTTATTTTCATTTTACAAACTCCAACATCGCAGGCAGTTATTTTTTAGGAAAATGTCATGTAAGACGGTCCGCTATTTATAAAAGCGATGTCAGGGGAGATGAACTCAAAAGAAAAGGCGATTGCATAAAATCGGCCAAGAACATTCCCCTGGTTGAGGATGAAATGATTTCCATTCTGGACAGCCTGCTTTATAAAACCCTGGTCCACAGCAATTCCCACAACCCGGAAAGTCCCGAAGCCTTTATTATCCGGAACACCATTTCCAGCCACTACGCCAACATTCACGGGTCTACCCTGGAAGGCTGTTTTTTAGGTCCCTTTGCCACCGTGGATTTAATGAACCTGCATTCGTGTATTGTGGGAGAATTTTCCTATGTTCAGGTTGGAGAACTTTTTCATCGGAAAATTGATCCCGGCACCGTCTGGATCAAAAGTCCCCATTTTGAGTTTAAATATAAGTTTAAAAAAAGCATCCTTGATAATTTTGTAGGGGTGAATGATACCTACCAGCCCCGGGGGGTGATTTATGATTTTGTCAGGACGCGGGATCAGGAATTCGAACGATTATTTGAGGTCATGCACTTAGAGCCCTTTGAAGCCCCGGATAGTTCTGCAATCAACCGATATGCCGTGATCAAGGGAAAAACCCGTATTGGTGAAAACGTCCTGGTGGCCCAGAGATCCCTTCTTGAAAATGCAACCATGGGAGACGGGTCTAATGCACAGGAAAACTCCTATGTCATAGATTCCGTTCTGGAAGGCAATTGCATTACAGCCCATGGCGGCAAAATTATCAATGCCGATGTCGGCCAGGAATGTTTCGTGGGATTCAACTCCTTTTTAAACGGTGGACCCGACGCACGAATTAAAATCGGTGAAGGCTGTATTGTCATGCCTCACACCATCATCAACCCAAGTATGCCAATAGAGATTCCTAACGAGCATTTGATATGGGGATACATCGAATCCCCGGAAGACCTTGCCACCCAGACCATCTCTTTGGATAAATTAGCCGAAGTCAGGGAAAGTGTGACCATCGGTCAAATGACCTTTTCAGGAAAAGGGTCTGTGTTTATCCATGTTTTCAAAGATCGGTTAAAGCATATCCTTCTGGCAAACGGGGCATTATATAATGACGGAGAAGACAGAGGACACGCCCAGGATGACCAAAATATTTCCTTTAATATTATTCAGCCCTACCGGACAGGGGCAAGAAAAGGATTATATCCATCCATAAGAATCAAGCCTTAGAGACTCAAAAAAAATAAAAGACATAAGTTTGGTTTACACCGATTTTGTATTCGTCTTCACGGCGAGACAAGGCTTACATAACGAGTTATGTAAGCCTTGTTCCACTTAAAAACAACAATAAGGATTTGCCTATGAACCCTTCCCCGGAAAAAAGAAGCGCTCGAAGATATATACATAAATTGCCGATGGATCTTTATCGTATGAATTATCAAAACAAGCATAATAGCTATTACGCAGAGATGAATGATTGTTCTGACAACGGGCTATCCCTGATGACAAATGAAAAATTAGTTTTAGGGGAATTGATCTATCTTGAGTTGAAAAATTATGATCCCAATATACGCCTCCCGATAAAAGAACAAAGCTACAGCGGCATTATCAGATGGGGGAAACGATACCAGTCAGCCAATGCCGGTACTAACGGTCTTTACAAATATGGCATCGAATTTTCAACGCAGAATGTCAGGCCGTGAAATTGTTTCATTGTTACAATTGTCTTGACAACTCTAAAAAACAGCATGTACATATCAGTGGTTTTTTCCCAGCGGGAAACTTGACGACAGAAATCTGCAATTCAAATAGAAAATAAATTGGGGAAGGTATGTGTCAATTCTTTAGTTCCACATTCATCATTCTGCTCGGAGGTTTTTTATCTCTTATTTTTGCCCGGCAGAAAAAATTTTCAAAGGCGATTGCCGTTTTGTTTCTAAGTGGGGGATCTCTTGCAGGGTTGCTTGATGCGGCAGGCAAACTTTTAAATCCAGCCGAGGCCTCAGCCTCTTTCAAGTACTTGGATCTTTTTTCTCTTTCATTTCATGTTGACGGTCTTTCCGCCTTTTTCCTGACTGCCATATTTGCCGTGTCCCTGATGGCCGCCATCTACAGTTTCCACTACATGGAAAATGAAGAGGACGGCATTAAGACGGGTGTCAATTACTTTTTTTTCAGTATCCTGATTGCATCCATGGCCCTGGTGGTGACCGCCTCCAATATCCTGACCTTCATGATTTCATGGGAATTCATGTCCCTATCCTCCTTTTTTCTGATAATTTACAGCCATAAGTCAGCAGAAAACAGAAAGTCCGGGTACCTTTACTTTGTGTTTTCCCATGTAGGTGCCATGTTCATCCTCGCCGCATTTGGACTGATTTACAGCCATACCGGTAGTTTTGACCTCGCCACCATGGCCGAGATGCCTGAAACAATGAAAACATTGATCTTTGTGCTCTCCTTTATCGGATTCGGAATCAAGGCCGGCGTGTTTCCTTTCCATGTCTGGCTGCCCCATGCCCATCCTGCGGCCCCCAGCCACATCTCAGCGGTTATGTCCGGGGTGATGATCAAGACCGGCATTTACGGAATACTGCGAATGTATGCGATTCTGGATTTTCACACCCCTGTTTTCGGGTATATTACGCTGATTGCCGGAGTGGTTTCCGGAATTCTGGGAGTGGTATATGCCCTGGGCCAGCACGATATCAAGCGACTTCTGGCCTATCACAGTGTAGAAAATATCGGAATCATCCTCATCGGCTTGGGAATCGGGATGATCGGTGCGGCAACGGACAATCCCCTGGTCGCTGTCCTTGGCTTTACCGGCGGTATTCTCCACGTTCTCAACCACTCGATGTTTAAATCCCTGCTGTTCATGGGGGCGGGCATGGTGCTGCATCAAACCGGCACTGGGTCCATTGATGCCCTAGGCGGGCTGCTCAAGGGCATGAAGATTACCGGAACCACATTTATCATCGGATCTTTGGCCATTTGCGGATTGCCGCCTTTTAATGGATTTGTCAGCGAATTTCTCATATATATGGGCAGTTTCAAGGCCATCCCCGTTGGATCAATCAGCTTTACCATGAGTGTCTTTGCAATTATCAGCCTGGCCGTTATCGGCGGGCTGGCCCTTGCCTGTTTTACCAAGGTGGTGGGGGTGGTTTTCCAGGGAGAACCCCGGACCAAAGCCGCCGAAAATGTCAAGGAAAAAGGTTTGGCCATGATGGTTCCCATGGGCTGTCTTGCCGCAGCCTGCTTGATCATCGGAGTATTCCCCAAGGTATTCATTGACATGGCCCTGACGGCAGTGCAGTCCCTAGGTCTTGACTACGGCCGGATCCCTGTTGAACCCTTTGGTCAAATAACCGGCAACATCACCTTTGCAGCCCTGCTGTTTTTTGTCGTTGTCCTGATAGTCATGGGCATCCGGTCAATCTACTACAAGAACAAAACTACCACAAAATCCGGAACATGGGGCTGCGGCTTTACCCAGCCAACGGTTAAAATGCAGTATACGGGATCTTCCTATGCCGGGTCCATTTTGGAATTTTTCAGTGCCACAGCCCCGCTTTCCGAGGAGCATCCCCCCATCAAGGGACGGTTCCCGTTAAAAACTCACTACCACAGCCATGTCAATGACATTGCAGAACTTCACATGAAAAATGTGGTTGTACGTCCTGTTTTTTACCTGTTTGACAAACTCAGGTGGATGCAGCACGGGGATATTCATCTGTATATCGGGTATATTTTGCTGGCAATTGTATTGCTGCTGTTTTTTATATAAAATCAGCCGGCAGCTAAAGGCTAATAGCTTTAAGGAATACTCCATGATTCAATCCATTTTACTCTGGCTTGCAGCCATTCTGGCAGCACCATTTTTTTCAGGCCTGATCCTCAAAATCAAGGCGTTTTTCGGGGGAAAAAAGGGACCGCCCATTTTGATCAATTACTATACCCTGATCAAACTGTTTAAAAAGGGATCGGTTTACAGCAACAGCACCACATTTGTGTTTAAGCTGGGTCCGGTCATCTCCCTTGCCGCATCACTTACGGTTCTCATGTTCCTGCCCATTGCAGGGCACAATCCAGTGTTCTCCTTTAACGGAGATGTTATTTTTGTCCTGTACATTCTGGGACTTGGCCGGTTTTTCACCATTGCTGCGGCCATGGATACGGCATCTCCATTTGAAGGCATGGGCGCGGCCAGGGAAGCGTATTTCCCTATTATCTGCGAAGCCGCCATGTTCATGATACTGATTTTCTTTTACCGGATCACCGGAGAATTGCAATTATCCGCTTACTTTGCAGGCAGCAACACCCAAAGCATGTGGAGTTCGGCAGGCGCACCGCTGCTGTTCATTGTAATCTCATTTTTTATCATTCTTCTGACTGAAAACTCCAGAGTCCCTGTGGATGACCCGGCCACCCACCTTGAACTGACCATGATCCATGAAGTCATGGTCCTGGATCACAGCGGCCCGGATTTTGCGCTTATTGAACTGGGTTCTTTTTGCAAGCTCATCTTCTATTCCACCATTATTTCAAGGATGATTCTTCCCTTTGAATCCGCCTTTTTTGGATTCCCGCTGGTGATGTATATATCAGGCCTTCTGGTGGTCTACGTTGCCGTGGGCGTAACAGAGTCGGTGATGGCCAGGTACAGGATGGACAAGGTGCCCCAGTTTGTGCTGACATCCTTTGCACTGGCCTTTTTTGCAACCATCATCACTTTGGAGTTTGTGAAATGATATTCAATCCGGTTGATATAATTCTATCCTTTGTGCTGCTGTCGGTTTTGTTTTCATTCGGAGCCGACCGGGTCCAGGTACTGATCAAACTGGTGGGATTCCAGGGAATCGTAATTTCCGTTATTCCCTTTTTCATCGGTGAACATATGACAACAGGCGGCACGGTGTTTACCCTGGCCACCCTGGGCATCCGAGGGATCATTATCCCTTTGAGCATTTTTGTGGCTATCAGACGGGGGGCCATCCGGCGGATGGTCGACCCCATTGTGGGATATCATGCCTCCATTCTGTGCGGTTTGGCGGTGATTATCGGCGCGACCTATATTTCCGGACGCCTGGATATTGGTTCCGTGAGCGAGTTTAAACTCCTGGCGCCTACAGCCATTGCCCTTCTGGTAACGGGAATGTTTCTGCTCATGGCCCGGAGAAACGCCATTGCCATGGTCATCGGCTATATCATGATGGAAAACGGAATTTACTTAGTCGGGTCGGGCTTGTCCGTCGGTACCCGCCATATTGTTGAATTTGGTATTTTATTGGACGTTCTGGCCGGAGTCATGATCATGGCCGTGATCCTCCGTAATATTAAAAAGACCTTTGACGACGTGGATACGGCGTTGCTTAGAACTTTAAAGGATTAGGGTATGGTTGAAATAGTATTTCTGACACCTCTTATTACCGGTCTTATCGCATTCTTCCTACCCAAAAGTATTGGCCGATTCCTGCTGGTACTGACCGGAGCGGCCCATTTAACACTTTCGTTTATGCTGTGGAAGAATCAGCCTCAGGCACTTTTTGATCAATATTTTGCAGTGACTCCCGAAGGCATGCTTTCCCTGCTGGTGATCTCCCTGCTGTTCTTTTTGATCTCCATTTACACCGTGGGCTATCTCAAAGAAAGTCAAATCCCTTCCGAGGGCCTTTTTACCGGCTCCATGCTGGTATTCTTGTCCACCATGACCATGGTCACCCTGTCCGACCATATCATGATCATGTGGATCGCCATTGAGGCCACCACCCTGGCAAGCGCCCCGCTGATTTACACCCATCGCTCGGCCGCCTCCCTTGAGGCGACCTGGAAATATGTTCTCATCTGTTCGGTGGGTATTGCCTTGGCCCTTTTGGGGTCTATTTTGGTGGCCTTTTCCATGGGCCAGGAAAATGCCGGCACGCCGATCTCTTTTTCCGCCCTGGCCGGGGCGGCCAATACCCTGGATCCTTTGTGGCTCAAGGCCGGATTTGTCTTTATCCTGGTGGGATACGGAACCAAGATGGGACTTGCGCCCATGCACACCTGGCTGCCCGATGCCCACAGTGAAGCCCCAAGTCCTGCATCGGCCCTCTTGTCAGGGGTCCTGCTCAACTGCGCATATCTTGGAATTTTCAAAACCAATAAAATTATGGTAGCGGCAGGACTCGAAGATTTTTCCGGCAGGATACTCATGGTGTTCGGCCTGTTATCCATTGTGGCCGCAGCTACCTTTATCCTCAAACAGGACGAATACAAACGGATGCTGGCCTATTCCAGTATCGAGAATATGGGCATCATTGCATTCGGAACCGGTGTGGGCGGCCTGGGGGTATACGGTGCGGTGATCTGCATGCTCCACCACAGCCTGATCAAGTCCTCTTTATTTCTTTCCTCGGGCAACATTCTGTTGGGGTACGGGGACCGGTTGATCAAAAACACCGGAAATCTGATCAAGGGCATGCCCCGGACCTTTGTGGCCTTTTTTGCGGGATTTGTCGGGATTTCCGGTTTTCCGCCGTTCGGCATTTTTATTGGGGAACTTTGTATTATTGTCGCGGCTTTCAGGGCTGGGTTCTACGTTGCCATCACCGTTTTCATCCTGAGCCTGTGCGTTATTTTTGCAGGATTTGCCAACCAGATCATGAAAATCAGTTTTGAAGAATGCAACACAGTGATCAAAATTAAAGAAAAGGCCTGCATGGTCTGGCCCCAGTATCTATTACTCCTGACTTCACTGATCTTGTGTTTCTTTATCCCGGATTCATTGAATCAAACCATATCCGATGCAGTAGCAGCCATTGGCGGAGGACTTAGATGAGCAACGCTTTTTTACAGATTTCAAACGCCGAAAAAATTTCCCGGGAGGCCATCCCCCACCTTTCTTTTGATCAATTCCAAAGCCAGGCTCTGGATATGGTGACCAACGGAGGTAAAATTGTCCACTATTTTGCCTACCCGGACAAGGAGAGTTTAAAACTTTTGGCGGTGTTGCGGACCGACAAACTTTTTGTAGCCGGCTGCGATGTGCCGGACGTCTATCCGTCATTAACCAAAACCTGCGAACCGTTTCACCTGTTTGAGCGGGAAATTGCAGAGCAGTTTGGTATCCGTCCCCAGGGTCATCCCTGGCTGAAAATGGTCCGGTATCACCCCAACTACACGGAAGGCGCGGCGGATGTATTCGGCAATGACTATTCCCAGGACATTCCTGGAAATTATCCGTATTACCAGGTGGCGGGTGAAGAAATCCACGAAGTAGCTGTGGGGCCGGTCCACGCCGGGGTAATTGAGCCGGGCCATTTCAGGTTTAACTGCATCGGAGAGCGGGTCCTGCACCTGGAAATCCAACTGGGATACCAGCACCGGGGCATTGAAAAGCAGCTTCTGGCGGTCCCGGCCAAGCGGCTTCCCATCATTGGTGAGAACATTGCAGGGGATACAACCATCGGCCACAGCCTGTGCATGGCTCAGAACCTGGAGGCACTGACCGGGGTTCAAACGGATCAGGGGGCCCGGGTCATCCGGACCATTGCCCTGGAACTGGAGCGCCTGGCCAACCACATCGGCGACCTTGGGGCCTTAAGCGGCGACGTTGCCTTCCTCCCCCCGGCCAACTATTTTGGCAGGATCAGAGGTGATTTTCTCAATCTTTCCCTTTTAATTTGCGGTAACCGGTTCGGCAAGGGCCTGGTCCGGCCCGGTGGGGTCCGGTTTTCCCTGTCCGATGATATCAGAAAGGTACTCAACGAACGCCTGGCAGAGCTTCGGCCCGAAGTGACACATGTATTGGAACTGCTCTTCAACGCCGTCACCGTTCGGGCCCGGTTTGAGGGATGCGGGGCGGTGAGCCATGAAGATGCCGATCATCTCGGGCTGGTGGGGCCTGCCGGCCGGGCCAGCGGCATGGCCTATGATGTAAGACGATGTTTCCCCACGGAACATTACCCGTACATGGGCATACCGGAAAATAAAAAAGCCACGGGGGATGTCTATGCCAGGGCCCGGGTCAGGTATGACGAAATCCTCCAGTCCCTTCAGATTGTTGAATCCCTGGCCGCCATCCCAGTTGAAACCCGATGTGTAAGCGAGGGCATGACGTACGATTTGCCGGCTTCAAGCTTTTCCGTGGCCCTGAACGAGGCCTGGCGGGGGGAAGTTTCCCATGCTGTCCTGACCGATGAAAATGGAAAAATCCTAAGGTACAAAATCAAGGATCCCTCTTTTCACAACTGGAACGGGCTGGCCATGTCTCTCAGGGATACCGGAATATCGGATTTCCCCTTGAACAACAAAAGTTTCAATTTATCCTATTGCGGATTTGATCTATAGAAAAGCGGAGAATATCATATGCTCAGTGTACTGAAAAACAGATTTGAACAAGGCTACCGGACCAACCGGTATCCCGAAGAAAAGGTCAAGGTATTTCCCCGCTACCGAGGCAGACCTGTTATCCAGGATAATATCTCTGAAGAAACCCTTAAAACCTGTGCCGAATCCTGCCCCCAGGACGCCATAGATGTGCAGAATCAAAAAATCGACATAGGTCGGTGCGTATTTTGCGGAACCTGCGAGAACATCTCCAACGGTCAGATCAAATTTACCAATGACTATGAAATTGCCACGGCAGAACGCGCAGACCTGATAACATCAGGCGATCTGCCGGCCTTGGCCGAGCACGCCAAGCAGCATTTTAAAAAACTGTTTGGGCGCTCTTTGCAACTGCGTCAGGTGTCAGCAGCCGGTTGCAATGCCTGTGAAGCTGACCTCAACGTTCTGGCCACGCCGTTTTTCGACCTGGCCAGATTCGGCATCAACTTTGTCGCCTCTCCCCGCCATG encodes the following:
- a CDS encoding TrkH family potassium uptake protein; its protein translation is MRWPFIIRIIGVLLFVLGLSMLLPLGCSLFFKDGAHQGHLTAMAVTTMMGAIMIFISKKAGSHNYINQREGIAVVALGWLGISLFGALPFFLAPDFFTYTDAFFESVSGFTTTGSSVMTDIEGATPSLLLWRSLIQWLGGMGIIVLSLAILPFLGVGGIQLYKAEVPSPVPDKLTPRLSDSAKILWIVYAGMTLLLILFLYFGGMNLFDSVCHALTTLPTGGFSPKNLSIAHYDSAYFDYIITIFMLLAGINFSLHYQILRGHGLAFWKDAECRFFLGAVLVGTLIITINTWGPLYDSFSQAFRFAVFQVVSIVTTTGYATADYELFPGLSQALLFFGMFMGASAGSTGGGMKCARIMVCIKYCYRELFKLIHPRSVSHIKLNNTLVPEELLRSILGFIALYILVFVIATVLLSSLGVDLLTSLGAVASCIGNIGPGFGTVGPAENFAHLPQAGKWLLSWCMLAGRLEIYTVIILLVPEFWKQ
- a CDS encoding molybdopterin-dependent oxidoreductase: MSNIKKIITTCTRDCPNTCGLEATIEDGRLIRLTGSKTHPLTRGLACHKASKYIDRVYSKERITTPMMRGASGWREVLWDEALDAIAGKMKTIRDEDGPEAILYYQGYGERTALKLLNKYFFNLFGGVTTLHGSLCGGTGQASQNLDLGNRISHDPLDHYNSKAMILWARNPVTTQIGLVPIIKEIKKKGGRIITIDPFRNRSAALSDWHIAPAPNMDTYLAMAAAKILIDRGEHDIGFISNHSAGFDAYKTILERYSVDALCFLAGVSKEDAEYIADTLITFKPTSILLGWGLHRHKDAHFTIRAIDALGAISGNIGVEGGGVSQGFEEYGPYDPKCWGDQLNSERRTLLMPYVGQELLNAKNPPIRMVYVTAANPVCMAPNSELVIEAFKRMEFVVYSGHFLDDTAELADVFLPATTFLEEYDAMASFGHNYVGPVNPAIEPVGDCRSEFHMFTELAKRFSFKDRYCKSADRWLAEICAPIKAWGGDLDVLRHTPFRMPEPMAPYLDKVFPTPSGKFEFMTNFDGDVLKNDDENYPYTLLSVASFDYICSERTLADHPPLPKVRLHPAEAEKLGLTDGQPVMVKSLIGSVKALLCTDVSTRRDCLITERGGWIKAGHGLNRLTAEMVSSVGNGTPYYDTRVTLCRVCSNIK
- a CDS encoding transferase, whose product is MSQLQRLSDRIISRVNANLQEFEFDTEPFVNNALDHEKMLDFYAFYGITSRHPLYFHFTNSNIAGSYFLGKCHVRRSAIYKSDVRGDELKRKGDCIKSAKNIPLVEDEMISILDSLLYKTLVHSNSHNPESPEAFIIRNTISSHYANIHGSTLEGCFLGPFATVDLMNLHSCIVGEFSYVQVGELFHRKIDPGTVWIKSPHFEFKYKFKKSILDNFVGVNDTYQPRGVIYDFVRTRDQEFERLFEVMHLEPFEAPDSSAINRYAVIKGKTRIGENVLVAQRSLLENATMGDGSNAQENSYVIDSVLEGNCITAHGGKIINADVGQECFVGFNSFLNGGPDARIKIGEGCIVMPHTIINPSMPIEIPNEHLIWGYIESPEDLATQTISLDKLAEVRESVTIGQMTFSGKGSVFIHVFKDRLKHILLANGALYNDGEDRGHAQDDQNISFNIIQPYRTGARKGLYPSIRIKP
- a CDS encoding proton-conducting transporter membrane subunit, with protein sequence MCQFFSSTFIILLGGFLSLIFARQKKFSKAIAVLFLSGGSLAGLLDAAGKLLNPAEASASFKYLDLFSLSFHVDGLSAFFLTAIFAVSLMAAIYSFHYMENEEDGIKTGVNYFFFSILIASMALVVTASNILTFMISWEFMSLSSFFLIIYSHKSAENRKSGYLYFVFSHVGAMFILAAFGLIYSHTGSFDLATMAEMPETMKTLIFVLSFIGFGIKAGVFPFHVWLPHAHPAAPSHISAVMSGVMIKTGIYGILRMYAILDFHTPVFGYITLIAGVVSGILGVVYALGQHDIKRLLAYHSVENIGIILIGLGIGMIGAATDNPLVAVLGFTGGILHVLNHSMFKSLLFMGAGMVLHQTGTGSIDALGGLLKGMKITGTTFIIGSLAICGLPPFNGFVSEFLIYMGSFKAIPVGSISFTMSVFAIISLAVIGGLALACFTKVVGVVFQGEPRTKAAENVKEKGLAMMVPMGCLAAACLIIGVFPKVFIDMALTAVQSLGLDYGRIPVEPFGQITGNITFAALLFFVVVLIVMGIRSIYYKNKTTTKSGTWGCGFTQPTVKMQYTGSSYAGSILEFFSATAPLSEEHPPIKGRFPLKTHYHSHVNDIAELHMKNVVVRPVFYLFDKLRWMQHGDIHLYIGYILLAIVLLLFFI
- a CDS encoding respiratory chain complex I subunit 1 family protein, with protein sequence MIQSILLWLAAILAAPFFSGLILKIKAFFGGKKGPPILINYYTLIKLFKKGSVYSNSTTFVFKLGPVISLAASLTVLMFLPIAGHNPVFSFNGDVIFVLYILGLGRFFTIAAAMDTASPFEGMGAAREAYFPIICEAAMFMILIFFYRITGELQLSAYFAGSNTQSMWSSAGAPLLFIVISFFIILLTENSRVPVDDPATHLELTMIHEVMVLDHSGPDFALIELGSFCKLIFYSTIISRMILPFESAFFGFPLVMYISGLLVVYVAVGVTESVMARYRMDKVPQFVLTSFALAFFATIITLEFVK